A genomic window from Cucumis melo cultivar AY chromosome 8, USDA_Cmelo_AY_1.0, whole genome shotgun sequence includes:
- the LOC103484407 gene encoding uncharacterized protein LOC103484407, whose protein sequence is MKAIAAPILFFNFCICIVIFGIGGWVMNHTIDNGFVIGAGFDVPNYFSPIFFQIGNSATGFFIIFALIAAVAVVASAISGNFYFRFSDAANLPPAASTALVACFLTFLAMGFAWKEIAMTVTSGHLIALEALMIVLSVTQFVYTAIIVWTSTS, encoded by the exons ATGAAGGCGATTGCAGCACCGATTTTGTTCTTTAATTTCTGCATATGCATCGTCATTTTCGGAATCGGTGGCTGGGTGATGAATCACACCATAGATAATGGATTTGTTATTG gAGCTGGATTTGATGTTCCCAACTATTTTTCTCCAATTTTCTTCCAAATTGGGAACTCTGCCACTgggttctttattatttttgctTTGATTGCTGCTGTTGCTGTTGTTGCATCTGCCATATCCGGAAACTTTTATTTTCGGTTTTCGGACGCTGCCAACCTGCCCCCCGCCGCTTCAACAGCACTCGTCGCCTGCTTCCTAACTTTTCTTGCTATGGG GTTTGCTTGGAAAGAGATTGCCATGACAGTCACTAGTGGCCACTTG ATTGCATTGGAGGCTCTCATGATTGTCCTTTCAGTTACGCAGTTTGTTTATACCGCAATCATTGTGTGGACCTCAACCAGCTAG
- the LOC103484402 gene encoding pentatricopeptide repeat-containing protein At5g46460, mitochondrial, with protein sequence MATPLVRAKLPTSKILPFSFQLSLAIIPTTSSLISYICLFGTKRNSFSTTPTSNSLLSFHLRNGRINEARSLFNKISSPGVKLYTMMIEGYAENGRLEDALKLFYEMPVKDLISWNSMLKGCLKCGDLSMACNMFDKMSERNVVSWTTIINGLLEFGRVEIAECLFRVMPTKDVAAWNSMVHGFFSNGRIEDAIELFEKMPYRNVITWTSVIGGLDHNGRSFEALVVFQKMLASYFKPSSSTLACALTACANICAPFIGVQIHGLIFKTGYCFDEYVSASLISFYANCKLIENASSIFNDNVRRNVVVWTALLTGYGLNCKHTDALQVFKGMMRMSVLPNQSSFTSALNSCCGLEAVDRGREVHAVAHKLGLENDIFVSNSLVVMYTKCGHINDGIAVFTRMSRKNVVSWNSIIVGCAQHGFGRWALTLFAQMIRTRVDPDEITLAGLLSACSHSGMLTKGRCFFKHFGKNFCIEMTSEHYSSMVDLLGRCGQLEEAEALIHIMPGKANYMVWLALLSSSINHSNVHTAERAAKHVLDLQPNCSAAYTLLSNLYASTGKWTEVFKIRKKMKDEGILKQPGSSWITIKGIKHNFISGDQSHPLSRKIYQKLEWLGGKLKELGYVADPKFSLHDVEMEQKEEMLSYHSERLAIGFGLISTVDGSTITVMKNLRICGDCHNAVKLTSKVVGREIVVRDTSRFHHFRNGTCSCGDYW encoded by the coding sequence ATGGCAACGCCACTAGTTCGCGCCAAATTACCAACTTCCAAAATTTTGCCGTTCTCATTCCAACTCTCGCTCGCCATTATACCTACAACCAGTTCTTTGATTTCCTATATTTGTTTGTTTGGaacaaaaagaaattctttttcGACCACTCCTACTTCCAATTCTTTGCTCTCTTTCCATCTAAGAAATGGAAGAATCAATGAAGCTCGATCATTATTTAATAAGATATCGTCCCCTGGTGTTAAGTTATACACTATGATGATTGAGGGTTATGCAGAAAACGGTAGGCTTGAGGATGCCCTGAAACTGTTCTATGAAATGCCTGTGAAGGATCTGATTTCGTGGAATTCTATGCTCAAAGGGTGTCTCAAATGCGGGGATTTAAGTATGGCTTGTAACATGTTCGACAAGATGTCTGAAAGGAATGTTGTTTCTTGGACGACGATTATTAATGGGTTGCTGGAGTTTGGGAGAGTTGAGATTGCTGAGTGCTTGTTCAGGGTGATGCCCACTAAGGATGTAGCTGCCTGGAATTCAATGGTTCATGGATTTTTTAGTAATGGTAGAATTGAAGATGCTATAGAGTTGTTTGAGAAAATGCCTTATAGGAATGTGATTACATGGACTTCGGTCATTGGTGGGCTTGACCATAATGGAAGGAGTTTTGAAGCTCTAGTTGTTTTCCAGAAAATGTTGGCTTCCTATTTCAAACCCTCTTCAAGCACATTGGCCTGTGCATTGACAGCTTGTGCAAACATATGTGCTCCCTTCATAGGTGTACAGATTCATGGTCTAATTTTTAAGACTGGTTATTGCTTTGATGAGTATGTATCTGCTTCCCTTATATCATTTTATGCCAACTGCAAGCTTATAGAGAATGCTTCTAGCATTTTCAATGATAACGTGCGTAGAAATGTTGTGGTCTGGACAGCTCTTTTGACAGGATATGGATTGAACTGTAAGCACACAGATGCCTTGCAGGTTTTCAAGGGCATGATGAGGATGAGTGTACTTCCCAATCAGTCTTCTTTTACTAGTGCTCTCAATTCATGTTGTGGTTTAGAGGCTGTTGATAGAGGCCGGGAAGTTCATGCTGTAGCCCATAAGCTAGGTTTGGAAAATGATATCTTTGTCAGTAACTCTCTTGTTGTCATGTATACCAAATGTGGACACATTAATGATGGGATTGCTGTCTTCACAAGAATGTCTAGAAAGAATGTTGTGTCATGGAATTCGATTATTGTTGGATGTGCACAACATGGTTTTGGGAGGTGGGCTTTGACTCTATTTGCTCAAATGATTCGTACGAGGGTGGATCCAGACGAGATTACGCTTGCAGGACTACTTTCTGCCTGTAGCCATTCTGGGATGTTAACAAAAGGTAGATGCTTTTTCAAACATTTTGGCAAAAACTTTTGTATTGAGATGACAAGTGAGCACTACTCTTCTATGGTCGACCTCTTAGGTCGATGTGGCCAATTGGAAGAAGCGGAAGCGTTAATTCATATCATGCCTGGTAAAGCAAACTACATGGTGTGGCTCGCATTGCTTAGCAGTTCCATCAACCATTCAAATGTGCATACAGCTGAAAGAGCAGCAAAACATGTGTTGGATCTACAACCAAACTGTAGTGCTGCTTATACATTACTCTCAAATTTGTATGCTTCTACTGGAAAATGGACTGAAGTCTTCAAAATAAGGAAAAAGATGAAAGATGAAGGGATTTTAAAACAACCTGGAAGTAGCTGGATTACAATCAAAGGAATCAAGCACAATTTCATTTCGGGAGATCAGTCGCATCCATTGAGCAGAAAGATATACCAAAAGCTGGAATGGCTTGGTGGAAAGTTGAAGGAACTGGGTTATGTGGCTGATCCTAAATTCTCATTGCACGACGTCGAGATGGAGCAAAAGGAAGAGATGCTGTCTTATCATAGTGAGAGACTTGCTATTGGGTTTGGATTAATCAGTACAGTTGATGGTAGTACAATTACAGTAATGAAAAACCTCCGTATCTGTGGCGATTGCCATAATGCTGTCAAGCTTACATCAAAAGTCGTTGGTCGCGAGATCGTCGTAAGAGACACGAGCCGCTTTCATCACTTTCGTAATGGAACCTGCTCTTGTGGAGATTACTGGTAG
- the LOC103484406 gene encoding uncharacterized protein LOC103484406, which yields MPSGAKKRKAAKKKKELEAHINPAQGNENAKNQDDKGSDSGEIDSPASQNHPSHSNPFGEGNKEIQESSSSDAGVPSNVGTDQKVKLSSERKNGNVENESVKGSRDDDHSSSSSDDESVDTTKKPEVLDGKTDDLVVPTAASILNSITPELSASEETISIAESASVENTAIPDMIVSKKLETTPFQSADGVTNVSMAAPRDLSSKPNEDRNLRVSAHVANSESAENSKTESEDQPLIGSRPPVPQRSSWLSCCGLCDVFTSSDR from the exons ATGCCCTCAGGCGCTAAGAAGCGTAAAGCTGCCAAGAAAAAGAAGGAATTGGAAGCTCATATCAACCCTGCTCAAG GAAATGAGAATGCTAAGAACCAAGATGATAAGGGAAGCGACAGTGGTGAGATCGATTCCCCAGCTTCTCAGAATCACCCAAGCCACAGCAATCCATTTGGTGAGGGGAATAAAGAAATACAAGAGAGCAGCTCTTCGGACGCTGGGGTCCCGAGCAATGTAGGGACTGATCAGAAAGTTAAACTTTCTTCtgagagaaaaaatggaaatgTTGAGAATGAGTCTGTGAAAGGATCACGTGATGATGACCATAGCAGTAGTAGTTCAGATGATGAGTCTGTAGATACAACAAAGAAACCTGAG GTACTGGATGGGAAGACCGATGATTTGGTTGTGCCAACTGCTGCCTCTATTCTTAACTCGATTACACCAGAGCTCTCGGCATCTGAGGAAACTATCAGCATTGCTGAAAGTGCATCTGTTGAAAATACTGCCATACCTGATATGATTGTTTCGAAAAAGTTAGAGACAACCCCCTTCCAATCAGCAGATGGAGTTACAAATGTGTCAATGGCAGCTCCAAGGGATCTATCATCAAAACCAAATGAGGATAGAAATTTACGTGTATCAG CACATGTAGCAAATTCTGAAAGTGCAGAAAACTCCAAAACTGAATCTGAAGATCAG CCGTTGATTGGGTCAAGACCACCAGTGCCACAAAGGTCCTCATGGTTAAGTTGCTGTGGATTATGTGATGTATTTACCAGCTCGGACCGATAG